One window from the genome of Natrialba magadii ATCC 43099 encodes:
- a CDS encoding DUF7555 family protein: MTAEHHRSSLHVRLSVWIDALTYASAVAAIATITALLLGLVTGGGPSQAKLTLFFVGFLLLGYATVRLWPSTPGDLDSSTELAGVEGDSIPETADKTRFQAFVQQLPPLRWVQSPPPEARMRAPGKLLLGSITILLVSFLMEAVFGI, encoded by the coding sequence ATGACTGCAGAACACCACCGGAGTTCGCTCCACGTCCGACTGTCCGTCTGGATCGATGCCCTCACCTACGCCAGCGCCGTCGCCGCGATCGCGACGATCACGGCGCTGCTCCTCGGTCTCGTCACCGGTGGTGGCCCCTCACAGGCGAAGCTCACCCTCTTTTTCGTCGGCTTCCTCCTGTTGGGGTACGCGACAGTCCGACTCTGGCCGTCAACGCCGGGCGATCTGGACTCGAGTACCGAGCTGGCTGGCGTCGAGGGTGATTCGATCCCGGAGACGGCGGACAAGACGCGGTTTCAGGCGTTCGTCCAGCAGTTACCGCCGCTTCGGTGGGTGCAGTCACCGCCACCGGAAGCGCGGATGCGGGCGCCAGGAAAGCTGTTGCTCGGGAGCATTACCATCTTGCTCGTTTCGTTTCTGATGGAGGCAGTGTTCGGGATCTGA
- a CDS encoding ABC transporter ATP-binding protein gives MSQNAIEASATETEPQAGSSQDEDVMVEVRDLRTYYEGDGLFGGTPVKAVDGVSFDIKRGETLGLVGESGCGKSTLGRTLIQLESATGGEIRFDGTDITTLSGAELKEWRRNAQMVFQDPDSSLNDRMTIGEIVREPLDVHDWKTPRERRQHVKELLDTVGLQREHYYRYPHQFSGGQRQRIGIARTLTLEPEFIVLDEPVSALDVSVQAEVINLLEDLQTEFGLTYLFIAHDLSVVRHICDRVAVMYLGNIMEIGPAEELFTNPANPYTHSLLSAIPEPDPSAHKDRITLHGTPPSPRFPPEGCPFSTRCPARIRPPEYEDLDNDLWVQLDTLREVLRERDRAEKSVTDRIRELLGKEPRFGTIEGIYGELFDDHDVPAEVQDILDETADLARNEGEVAALERLGEEFGSICEGYGPEQDRSEDEPVPPEYYTVSPTGRRSLCHRHDPKSEHKEPDQVLDERHR, from the coding sequence ATGAGCCAGAACGCAATCGAAGCAAGCGCAACTGAAACGGAGCCACAGGCAGGGTCGTCCCAGGACGAGGACGTCATGGTTGAGGTTCGTGACCTGCGGACCTACTACGAAGGTGACGGTCTCTTCGGTGGCACACCCGTCAAGGCCGTCGACGGCGTCAGCTTCGATATCAAGCGTGGCGAAACGCTTGGCCTGGTCGGTGAGTCTGGCTGCGGGAAGAGTACGCTCGGGCGAACGCTCATCCAACTCGAGTCCGCAACGGGCGGAGAGATCCGATTCGACGGCACGGACATCACGACGCTGTCGGGAGCGGAACTCAAAGAGTGGCGTCGGAACGCTCAGATGGTGTTCCAGGACCCTGACTCGAGTCTCAACGACCGGATGACCATCGGGGAGATCGTCCGCGAACCGCTCGACGTACACGACTGGAAGACGCCGCGCGAGCGCCGCCAGCACGTCAAAGAGTTGCTCGACACGGTCGGTCTCCAGCGCGAGCACTACTATCGCTACCCCCACCAGTTCTCCGGCGGGCAGCGCCAGCGAATCGGTATCGCGCGAACGCTGACACTCGAACCGGAGTTCATCGTCCTCGACGAACCAGTCTCGGCGCTCGACGTGAGTGTGCAGGCCGAGGTTATCAACCTGCTCGAGGACCTGCAGACGGAGTTCGGGCTGACTTACCTCTTCATCGCCCACGACCTCTCGGTTGTGCGCCACATCTGTGATCGTGTGGCTGTGATGTATCTCGGAAACATCATGGAGATCGGTCCGGCAGAGGAACTGTTCACCAATCCGGCCAATCCATACACGCACTCGCTGCTGTCTGCTATTCCGGAGCCAGATCCATCGGCCCACAAGGATCGGATCACGCTTCACGGCACGCCGCCTAGCCCGCGGTTCCCGCCCGAGGGCTGTCCGTTCAGCACGCGCTGTCCGGCTCGTATCCGGCCACCCGAGTACGAAGACCTGGACAACGATCTCTGGGTCCAGCTCGATACACTCCGTGAGGTGTTGCGCGAGCGCGACCGCGCGGAGAAATCGGTTACAGACCGGATCCGCGAACTGCTGGGCAAGGAGCCACGGTTCGGAACGATCGAAGGGATCTACGGCGAACTGTTCGATGATCACGATGTTCCGGCCGAGGTTCAGGACATCCTCGACGAAACTGCAGACCTCGCGCGCAACGAGGGCGAAGTCGCTGCACTCGAGCGCCTCGGCGAGGAGTTCGGCAGCATTTGTGAGGGCTACGGGCCGGAACAGGACCGATCCGAAGACGAGCCGGTACCCCCGGAGTATTACACCGTCAGCCCCACGGGACGGCGGAGCCTCTGCCATCGCCACGACCCGAAGAGCGAGCACAAGGAACCGGATCAGGTACTCGACGAACGCCATCGGTGA
- a CDS encoding ABC transporter ATP-binding protein has product MSMESDSPSTSTATTTAESTTTAGNAAHEEPILTVRNLQTSFFTDKEVIRAVDGVSFDIRPGETVGIVGESGSGKSVTARSIMGLVDSPGRIMPGSSIRFKHLETLQAFATEFADRTVSLDDLETEHDPASLFDHPDVDATPSTFGYDDREEATIADFVGAYGDVLEFVGADDCVFVEGGGPNDPESITGGFVELTRCTGEIQRAMRGGRIAMVFQDPLTSLNPVYTVGNQIKETLRLHQDLSGQEATKEAMNLLEAVGIPDARRRVTEYPHQFSGGMRQRAVIAMALACDPDLLICDEPTTALDVTIQAQILDLLRELQEERDLGIMFITHDMGVIAEVTHRVNVMYAGEVVETAGVHSLFDDPKHPYTQGLLESIPGRQSGDRLQTIEGNVPTPNEPATYCRFAPRCPKAFEECEAVHPDTVSVGDAREDEQTAHTAACLLYIDKYVNNHVRTETGVQAETQTDANTTGGDN; this is encoded by the coding sequence ATGTCTATGGAATCTGACTCTCCAAGCACATCTACAGCGACCACGACAGCCGAATCGACGACGACGGCCGGGAACGCGGCCCACGAAGAGCCGATCCTCACCGTCAGAAACCTCCAGACCTCCTTTTTCACGGACAAGGAGGTCATCCGCGCGGTCGACGGCGTGAGCTTCGACATTCGACCCGGCGAAACCGTCGGCATCGTCGGTGAGAGTGGCTCTGGGAAAAGCGTCACCGCTCGCTCGATCATGGGGCTCGTCGACTCGCCTGGCCGGATTATGCCCGGAAGCAGCATTCGCTTCAAGCATCTCGAAACACTCCAGGCGTTCGCCACGGAGTTCGCGGATCGAACCGTCAGCCTCGACGACCTCGAGACAGAACACGACCCTGCCTCGCTGTTCGACCACCCCGACGTCGACGCAACGCCGAGTACGTTCGGCTACGACGACCGCGAGGAGGCAACGATCGCAGATTTCGTCGGTGCCTACGGCGACGTACTCGAGTTCGTCGGCGCCGACGACTGTGTCTTTGTCGAGGGTGGCGGTCCGAACGATCCGGAGTCGATCACCGGCGGGTTCGTCGAACTCACCCGTTGTACGGGTGAGATCCAGCGGGCGATGCGCGGTGGCCGAATCGCGATGGTCTTCCAGGATCCGCTGACGAGTCTCAACCCGGTCTATACAGTCGGGAACCAGATCAAGGAGACGCTGCGGCTACACCAGGATCTGTCGGGACAGGAGGCGACCAAGGAAGCGATGAACCTGCTCGAGGCGGTTGGGATTCCGGACGCGCGCCGGCGCGTAACGGAGTATCCCCACCAGTTCTCCGGCGGGATGCGCCAGCGTGCGGTTATCGCGATGGCGCTGGCCTGTGACCCTGACCTGCTGATCTGTGACGAGCCGACGACGGCGCTCGACGTGACGATTCAGGCCCAGATTCTGGATCTGCTGCGAGAGCTTCAGGAAGAGCGCGACCTTGGGATCATGTTCATCACCCACGACATGGGTGTCATCGCCGAGGTGACCCACCGTGTGAACGTCATGTACGCCGGTGAAGTCGTCGAGACGGCGGGGGTCCACTCGCTGTTCGACGATCCGAAACACCCCTACACGCAGGGGCTACTCGAGTCCATCCCGGGTCGCCAGAGTGGCGACCGGCTACAGACGATCGAAGGGAACGTGCCGACGCCGAACGAGCCGGCGACGTACTGTCGGTTCGCGCCGCGGTGTCCGAAGGCGTTCGAAGAGTGTGAGGCGGTCCACCCAGATACGGTTTCGGTTGGCGATGCGCGCGAGGACGAACAGACCGCTCACACGGCTGCGTGCCTCCTCTACATTGACAAATACGTGAATAATCACGTTCGGACGGAAACGGGTGTACAGGCAGAGACACAGACAGACGCCAACACGACCGGAGGTGACAACTGA
- a CDS encoding ABC transporter permease → MSRWRYFFRRLLLSVPVVLFGLTITFVIVRMGPIDPVAAIVGPEGGGASRGRIEERLGLNEPLWQQYINFMVDMLTFNLGQSWVIQPGRSVESLLTTYAPRTLWLGFWSVLIAIFIGIPLGFYAGLNPNTKSDYLASFGGIVWRAMPNFWLAIIILAVLRQSERFFFGLNWQSLGVSSNLIGQPPLDFIAFTDWMTIGIVSIPIGVYFSFETLMASIKQVLPAAIVLGSAAMGNEMRIGRTAVLETINSNYVETAKAKGLRNRVIVWKHVFRNALVPLVPIITNEAFILIGGSVIVEVIFGINGLGYLFFQAAIQGDLPLVGSLMFVFIILIVSINILQDFLYTVLDPRVGYE, encoded by the coding sequence GTGAGTCGCTGGCGGTACTTCTTCCGCCGGCTGCTCCTGTCGGTCCCTGTCGTTCTCTTCGGGCTCACGATTACGTTCGTCATCGTACGAATGGGCCCTATCGACCCTGTCGCCGCCATTGTTGGTCCTGAAGGGGGAGGCGCAAGTCGCGGACGTATCGAAGAACGACTCGGTTTGAACGAACCGCTCTGGCAACAGTATATCAACTTCATGGTTGATATGCTGACGTTCAACCTCGGCCAGTCCTGGGTCATTCAGCCAGGCAGGAGTGTCGAAAGCCTGCTGACGACCTACGCACCACGGACACTCTGGCTCGGGTTCTGGTCGGTTCTGATCGCAATCTTCATCGGGATTCCGCTCGGCTTCTACGCCGGTCTGAACCCGAACACGAAGAGTGACTACCTCGCATCGTTCGGCGGTATCGTCTGGCGCGCAATGCCAAACTTCTGGCTCGCGATCATCATCCTGGCCGTCCTCCGCCAGTCCGAACGGTTCTTCTTCGGACTCAACTGGCAGTCACTTGGTGTCAGTAGTAATCTCATCGGGCAACCGCCACTCGATTTCATCGCGTTCACCGACTGGATGACGATCGGAATCGTGAGTATCCCGATCGGGGTGTACTTCTCGTTCGAAACACTCATGGCATCGATCAAGCAGGTCTTGCCTGCTGCGATCGTGCTCGGTTCGGCCGCGATGGGGAACGAGATGCGAATCGGCCGAACGGCAGTTCTCGAAACGATTAATTCGAATTACGTCGAGACGGCGAAAGCCAAGGGACTTCGTAACCGCGTCATCGTCTGGAAGCACGTCTTCCGGAACGCGCTGGTTCCGCTCGTCCCGATTATCACGAACGAAGCGTTCATTTTGATCGGCGGCTCGGTCATTGTCGAAGTCATCTTCGGCATCAACGGCCTCGGCTACCTGTTCTTCCAGGCAGCCATCCAGGGTGACCTCCCGCTGGTCGGATCGCTAATGTTCGTCTTCATCATCCTGATCGTCTCGATAAACATCCTCCAGGACTTCCTCTACACCGTTCTGGATCCACGCGTGGGGTACGAATAG
- a CDS encoding ABC transporter permease — protein sequence MSMNEFDDKTLRERITENPQPALAWLAGALVLVVLELGRLASGLVQVGETTRFALGGIASVPGSVEESVASSLGEIAGLVAFGLTVLVLLGIAAILVKWLLIPWTLVDRLGIEASTGVKDVVERAIVTGLLVVATALVVLTPVGGVLEMAVSVLTRGVEWVGSLPTITSRELIPNEGYQQPDGSWEGTFLGLSPAVAWALRVAVVYAYALVWLAWLWRGYETFREHYREADWTPRDDSIDRLRNHYWGMFGLVVVIIFLVMALWAPAVSPATADANLYQPYEHEFEYYGDDGLESITHGEANSDSRSQGGDNNVGLMSYDDYDRFHPFGTNTDGKDLFTFLAYGAQVSLVIGLLATVLMAVIATALALITAYYKGVADLVTIVASDSIISLPRFLLVLLLSVLFMQANHPVAEIYDGGLLLALIFAGTGWPLLWRSVRGPALQVSEQEWIDAAKSYGQSPAATMRKHMAPYIAGYMLIYASLSLGGVIIGVAALSFLGFGVQAPTPEWGRAVYEGQSYIATSSWHIATLPGILVVLLVTGFNALGDGIRDAIDPQSDAGDTAGAAGGGG from the coding sequence ATGAGCATGAACGAATTCGACGACAAGACGCTTCGAGAACGAATCACCGAAAACCCACAACCGGCGCTTGCCTGGTTGGCTGGTGCGCTCGTGTTGGTCGTCCTCGAGTTGGGGCGACTCGCATCCGGGCTCGTGCAAGTCGGCGAGACCACCCGGTTTGCACTCGGCGGGATCGCATCGGTCCCGGGATCGGTCGAAGAATCCGTTGCGAGTTCACTCGGTGAGATTGCAGGGCTTGTCGCGTTCGGCCTCACGGTGCTCGTGTTGCTCGGTATCGCAGCCATCCTCGTCAAGTGGCTGTTGATCCCGTGGACGCTAGTCGACCGCCTCGGTATCGAGGCAAGTACCGGTGTCAAAGACGTTGTTGAACGCGCCATCGTCACCGGGCTACTCGTCGTTGCCACGGCGCTCGTCGTGCTGACGCCAGTCGGTGGCGTCCTCGAGATGGCCGTGAGCGTACTGACCCGCGGTGTCGAATGGGTTGGCTCGCTCCCAACGATTACGAGCCGTGAACTCATCCCGAACGAAGGATACCAGCAGCCTGATGGGAGCTGGGAAGGAACCTTCCTCGGTCTCTCACCTGCAGTTGCGTGGGCGCTCCGTGTCGCTGTCGTCTACGCGTACGCACTTGTCTGGCTGGCCTGGCTCTGGCGCGGCTACGAAACCTTCCGCGAACACTACCGTGAGGCTGACTGGACGCCTCGCGACGACAGTATCGACCGCCTCCGGAACCACTACTGGGGGATGTTCGGTCTCGTCGTCGTCATCATATTCCTCGTGATGGCGCTGTGGGCGCCGGCAGTGAGCCCGGCAACAGCGGACGCAAACCTGTACCAGCCGTACGAGCACGAGTTCGAGTATTACGGCGACGATGGGCTCGAATCGATCACCCACGGTGAGGCAAACTCCGATAGCCGCTCCCAGGGTGGTGACAACAACGTCGGCCTGATGAGCTACGACGACTACGACCGGTTCCATCCGTTCGGGACAAATACGGACGGGAAGGATCTCTTTACCTTCCTGGCGTATGGAGCGCAGGTCTCGCTCGTCATCGGATTGCTCGCAACCGTCCTGATGGCGGTCATCGCGACGGCACTCGCGCTCATCACGGCCTACTACAAGGGCGTCGCCGACCTGGTGACCATCGTGGCCAGTGACTCGATTATCTCCTTACCACGATTCTTACTGGTCCTGTTGCTCTCCGTGCTGTTCATGCAGGCCAACCACCCGGTCGCAGAGATATACGACGGCGGCTTACTACTGGCGTTAATCTTCGCCGGGACCGGCTGGCCACTCCTGTGGCGGTCGGTCCGTGGTCCGGCACTCCAGGTCTCCGAACAGGAGTGGATCGATGCCGCAAAGAGCTACGGTCAGAGTCCGGCAGCAACCATGCGAAAGCACATGGCGCCGTACATTGCCGGCTACATGCTCATCTACGCCTCGCTGTCGCTCGGCGGGGTCATCATCGGCGTCGCTGCACTCTCGTTCCTCGGCTTCGGTGTGCAGGCACCGACGCCCGAGTGGGGACGTGCAGTCTACGAGGGCCAGTCCTACATCGCGACGTCCTCGTGGCACATCGCGACCCTGCCAGGGATCCTCGTCGTGTTGCTCGTCACCGGATTCAACGCACTTGGTGACGGCATTCGCGACGCAATCGACCCACAGAGTGACGCCGGTGACACTGCCGGCGCCGCCGGAGGTGGTGGATAA
- a CDS encoding DUF7529 family protein, producing the protein MARIGNDDSAERVERVSTTAIKDAWAQTTEELEILAEQRREQGWDTVAIPAIQTAAVSRDAGPKHNERFGIVFVVPDNHADAFSDAFDRGEFPRFEAYRNEVSGAVFLVVEYLDPESETAILLAGQYERRHVAGMLAATEDEGVLFTHAKTLNGTVLGSFEHKDYAPLVPETVGSVSGNNTE; encoded by the coding sequence ATGGCACGGATTGGGAACGACGACAGTGCTGAACGAGTCGAACGGGTCAGCACGACCGCAATCAAAGACGCCTGGGCGCAGACGACTGAAGAGCTGGAGATACTGGCCGAACAGCGTCGCGAACAGGGATGGGATACCGTCGCAATTCCAGCGATCCAGACGGCTGCAGTCAGCCGCGATGCCGGCCCGAAACACAACGAGCGCTTTGGTATCGTCTTCGTCGTTCCGGATAACCACGCAGATGCGTTCTCTGATGCGTTCGATCGTGGCGAGTTCCCCCGATTCGAAGCATACCGGAACGAGGTGAGCGGTGCGGTCTTCCTCGTCGTCGAGTATCTCGATCCCGAGAGCGAGACGGCAATTTTACTCGCCGGACAGTACGAACGACGCCACGTCGCGGGGATGCTCGCCGCGACCGAAGACGAGGGAGTACTCTTTACGCACGCAAAAACGCTCAACGGGACGGTTCTCGGCTCGTTCGAACACAAAGACTATGCCCCGCTGGTTCCGGAGACGGTCGGGTCGGTCAGCGGGAACAACACAGAGTAG
- the hpt gene encoding hypoxanthine/guanine phosphoribosyltransferase translates to MDQLQQSLLDAPIIEKNGYHYFVHPISDGLPKLDPTLLREIVIRIIRKAELQDVDRIVTPAAMGIHISTAVSLMTDIPLTVIRKRKYGLEDEVAISQQTGYSENEMYINDVRAGERVLVLDDVLSTGGTLASVLEALDGIGAEVIDTVAVIKKVGGENKVDDAGYDVKTLINVDVVDGEVVIVDEHGDS, encoded by the coding sequence ATGGATCAGTTACAGCAGTCGCTCCTCGACGCGCCGATCATCGAGAAAAACGGCTACCACTACTTCGTTCACCCGATCAGCGACGGTCTCCCGAAACTCGACCCGACGCTCCTTCGTGAAATCGTCATCCGAATCATCCGCAAGGCTGAACTGCAGGATGTCGACCGGATCGTCACCCCGGCTGCGATGGGGATTCACATTTCGACCGCCGTTTCGCTGATGACCGACATCCCGCTAACCGTTATCCGCAAGCGCAAGTACGGGCTCGAAGACGAGGTCGCCATTTCCCAGCAGACCGGCTACTCGGAGAACGAGATGTACATCAACGACGTGCGTGCGGGCGAGCGCGTCCTCGTCCTCGACGACGTCCTCTCGACCGGTGGCACGCTCGCCTCAGTCCTCGAGGCCCTCGACGGCATCGGCGCGGAAGTTATCGACACCGTCGCCGTCATCAAGAAAGTCGGCGGCGAGAACAAGGTCGACGACGCCGGCTACGACGTCAAGACGCTCATCAACGTCGATGTCGTCGACGGTGAGGTCGTTATTGTCGACGAACACGGCGACTCCTGA